In Hoeflea ulvae, one genomic interval encodes:
- a CDS encoding LPS-assembly protein LptD: MASMRRSRVNAFASVLCAGAAVCAIFAFATPEATAQIATPDAVSVADDAKMLLAADELTYNQDTGVVVATGAVQIDYGNYKLVADRVEYDQASGRMRALGSVEMVEPTGNRIYADDLDVTDDFADGFLNALRIETTDNTRIAAESAERSSSTQTTFNNGVYTACEACEKNPERAPFWQVKAKRIIQNGETKTIQLRHATFELFGMPIAYLPYLEVPDSSAKRKTGFLAPSYISADNLGNGVTVPFYVAISPYMEATISTTYYSKQGFLGQAEFRRNFADGEIKLQVAGISQSEPGVFSATTTDALVQERGMFASTGEFRINPRWVFGWNGMIQSDNDFSETYGIAGYSANTVKSEVYLTGLSNRSHFDLRTYRFDIQDGTPTDLNEDQQAVVHPSLDYKRTFSDPVAGGELALNINGYSVSRKTDEITTRTGFASVDPVYADRYKGFAGDNARLSAELEWRRTETVGNGLRLTPILAARGDLNSVNVDTAPADYDGVFAGNGSHARGMVTAGLEASYPVLVTTASSNHVFEPIGQVFVRPDEQLAGGIPNEDSQSFVFDTTSLFERDKFSGFDRTEGGIRANVGLRYTGTFDNGFTTQAAFGQSYHLAGLNSFAAPDLSQATRNSGLEEDVSDYVGMSGIAYEGMSLAVSARFDKDDFRPERTDVRAGFSKGSFSTSLTYSEIKAPRPNTFAEDDRREVTGSAEIKINDFWSAAASASYDLVDEKFNKRTFGLLYEDECFAFSMAYVHTRDDYDVNARDWSVGARLSFRTLGALGANSGNEVSLLKPRF; this comes from the coding sequence GTGGCGAGCATGCGCCGGTCTAGAGTTAATGCGTTCGCGAGCGTCTTGTGCGCTGGCGCGGCTGTTTGCGCAATTTTTGCATTCGCTACCCCCGAGGCCACGGCACAGATCGCGACCCCGGATGCCGTCAGCGTGGCTGATGATGCAAAAATGCTGCTGGCAGCCGACGAGCTGACCTATAATCAGGACACCGGCGTGGTGGTTGCGACCGGTGCCGTGCAGATCGACTATGGCAACTACAAGCTGGTGGCTGACCGGGTCGAATACGACCAGGCATCCGGCCGCATGCGGGCGCTGGGATCGGTCGAAATGGTCGAGCCGACCGGCAACCGGATCTATGCCGACGACCTCGACGTCACCGACGATTTCGCCGACGGTTTCCTCAACGCGCTGCGAATCGAAACCACCGACAACACCCGGATCGCCGCCGAAAGCGCCGAGCGCAGCAGCAGCACGCAGACGACGTTCAACAATGGCGTCTATACCGCTTGCGAGGCGTGCGAGAAGAACCCGGAACGGGCTCCGTTCTGGCAGGTCAAGGCCAAGCGCATCATCCAGAACGGCGAGACCAAGACCATCCAGTTGCGGCACGCGACGTTTGAGCTGTTCGGCATGCCGATTGCCTACCTCCCCTATCTCGAGGTTCCCGACAGTTCGGCCAAGCGCAAGACCGGCTTTCTCGCCCCGAGCTACATCAGTGCCGACAATCTCGGAAACGGCGTGACCGTGCCGTTCTATGTCGCGATTTCGCCCTATATGGAAGCGACGATCAGCACCACCTACTACAGCAAACAGGGCTTTCTCGGACAGGCCGAATTCCGGCGCAATTTTGCCGATGGCGAAATCAAGCTGCAAGTTGCCGGCATTTCGCAAAGCGAACCTGGTGTGTTCAGCGCCACGACCACGGATGCGCTTGTGCAGGAACGCGGCATGTTCGCGTCAACAGGTGAGTTCCGGATCAATCCGCGCTGGGTCTTCGGCTGGAACGGCATGATCCAGTCCGACAATGATTTTTCCGAGACCTATGGCATTGCCGGATACAGCGCCAACACGGTCAAGTCGGAAGTCTACCTCACCGGCCTGTCGAACCGCAGCCATTTTGACCTTCGCACCTACCGGTTCGACATTCAGGATGGGACTCCGACCGACCTGAACGAGGACCAGCAGGCTGTGGTCCATCCGTCGCTCGACTACAAGCGCACATTTTCCGATCCCGTCGCCGGCGGCGAACTGGCCCTGAACATCAATGGCTATTCGGTATCGCGCAAGACCGACGAAATCACGACGAGGACGGGTTTTGCTTCGGTCGATCCGGTGTATGCCGACCGCTACAAGGGCTTTGCCGGCGACAATGCGCGGCTCAGCGCCGAACTGGAATGGAGAAGGACCGAAACCGTTGGCAACGGATTGCGGCTTACGCCGATCCTGGCTGCACGCGGCGACTTGAACTCGGTCAATGTCGACACGGCGCCGGCCGATTATGACGGTGTGTTTGCCGGCAACGGCTCGCATGCACGGGGCATGGTGACGGCGGGGCTCGAAGCCAGCTACCCGGTTCTGGTCACCACAGCGAGTTCAAACCATGTGTTCGAACCGATCGGCCAGGTTTTCGTCCGGCCCGACGAGCAGCTTGCGGGCGGCATTCCCAATGAGGATTCGCAGAGCTTCGTCTTTGACACCACCTCGCTGTTCGAGCGTGACAAGTTTTCCGGCTTCGACCGCACCGAAGGCGGCATTCGCGCCAATGTCGGACTGCGCTACACCGGCACTTTCGACAATGGCTTTACCACCCAGGCAGCCTTTGGTCAGTCCTATCACCTGGCCGGGCTCAACTCCTTTGCCGCACCGGATCTTTCACAGGCGACGCGGAATTCCGGGCTCGAAGAGGATGTGTCGGATTATGTCGGCATGAGCGGTATTGCCTATGAGGGCATGTCGCTTGCCGTCTCCGCCCGCTTCGACAAGGACGATTTCCGCCCCGAACGTACCGACGTGCGGGCCGGATTCAGCAAGGGTTCGTTCTCCACCTCGTTGACATACAGCGAGATCAAGGCGCCCCGGCCGAACACATTTGCGGAAGACGACCGCCGTGAAGTGACTGGCTCCGCAGAGATCAAGATCAATGATTTCTGGAGCGCCGCAGCTTCGGCAAGCTATGATCTGGTCGATGAAAAATTCAACAAGCGCACCTTCGGACTTCTGTATGAAGACGAATGTTTTGCGTTTTCAATGGCCTACGTGCATACCCGCGATGACTACGACGTGAACGCCCGAGACTGGTCAGTGGGAGCGCGGCTGAGTTTCCGGACCCTTGGCGCACTTGGCGCCAACTCCGGTAACGAGGTCAGCCTGCTGAAACCGCGTTTCTGA
- the lptG gene encoding LPS export ABC transporter permease LptG, whose translation MSFLTSTLSRYFFRRYIATFMSYCLAILFVILLVDFNESGRRLSGAADYTVLLGLTISALRVPTVLQAVIPFVVLIASIATLLQLNRKYELVVTRAAGVSAWQFLAPLIAANLLIGALSITALNTLAAKALQVAETIVVERNLGSSSPTANSPWLRQRTEQGDTVLGARATSDGGTKLSDASFFLFDEDQRIRERLEAKQAELGDGVWVLTDVKRIRGSQPAELLETATVPTSLKAEFVGESLTSPDTVPFFELRGKIATAQSFGLPATSYEMQFHRLLALPALLAAMTLIAAMVSLKFVRFGQSLTVILGGILAGFVLYVVSELIQAFANAGTILPVVAAWLPVLVASALGTTVLLHKEDG comes from the coding sequence ATGAGTTTCCTGACCTCGACATTGTCGCGCTATTTCTTCCGGCGCTACATCGCCACCTTCATGAGCTACTGCCTGGCGATTCTGTTCGTGATCCTGCTGGTGGACTTCAACGAATCAGGCCGGCGGCTGTCGGGCGCGGCCGATTACACCGTGCTCCTCGGCCTGACCATTTCAGCGCTCAGGGTGCCGACCGTGCTGCAGGCGGTGATCCCCTTTGTCGTGCTGATCGCCTCGATCGCCACGCTGCTGCAGCTCAACCGCAAATATGAGCTGGTGGTGACCCGGGCCGCGGGTGTTTCAGCCTGGCAGTTTCTTGCCCCGCTGATTGCGGCCAACCTGCTCATCGGTGCGCTGTCGATCACCGCCTTGAACACATTGGCGGCCAAGGCGCTGCAGGTGGCCGAAACGATCGTTGTCGAGCGCAATCTCGGCTCGAGCAGTCCGACGGCCAATTCGCCGTGGCTGCGGCAGCGAACCGAACAGGGCGACACCGTGCTGGGCGCGCGCGCCACCTCCGACGGCGGCACCAAGCTGTCTGACGCGAGCTTCTTCCTGTTCGACGAGGATCAGCGAATCAGGGAACGTCTGGAGGCCAAGCAGGCGGAGCTGGGAGATGGTGTCTGGGTGTTGACGGATGTGAAGAGAATCCGCGGATCGCAGCCTGCGGAACTGCTTGAAACCGCGACTGTGCCGACCAGCCTCAAGGCCGAATTTGTTGGCGAATCCCTGACTTCGCCGGACACCGTGCCGTTTTTCGAGTTGCGTGGGAAAATTGCCACGGCCCAGTCTTTCGGGCTTCCCGCCACCAGCTACGAGATGCAATTCCACCGTTTGCTGGCTCTCCCCGCGCTTCTGGCGGCGATGACGCTGATTGCGGCGATGGTGTCGCTCAAATTTGTGCGGTTCGGTCAGTCTTTAACGGTCATTCTGGGTGGAATACTGGCAGGCTTCGTGCTTTATGTCGTTTCCGAGCTGATCCAGGCATTTGCAAATGCCGGGACCATTTTGCCTGTAGTGGCGGCGTGGCTTCCGGTTCTGGTGGCATCGGCATTGGGGACAACAGTGCTTCTCCACAAGGAGGACGGATAG
- a CDS encoding LptF/LptG family permease: MKQIERYILRRMSLLTFWSLTAVTLLVMTTQVLIRVDVLTTTGQALSAFLLLAATLIPSVLSIVAPFALLIGVGQVLSVMNSDSELVVIEAAGVPPATVLKPVLVLSTVVSLMVLLVSNFVEPWSNSKLYDVLAQAQSDLFSVAVRSGTFMRLEDGLYVQVNEKLPGGELGGIFLADSRTEGNETIYYARSGVVRAVGETNILYLVDGELQQHNLTNDQISIVTFTSYALDMAAFVPAGQASARRPKEQTTPYLLDPAADDYYLVNANFTIKQELVQRFSTWMYPLAFGLVAFTFLGKARSNRHEQFQNGAIVAGITLGARGFGFYSGEAAGGSVFMETLSYAVPAAIIGIFGFLALTGRTLTIPRAWARLNDRLIEYARNRIERWKDPATSAGGSGSA, encoded by the coding sequence ATGAAGCAGATCGAACGATACATCCTGCGCCGAATGAGCTTGCTGACTTTCTGGTCTTTGACGGCGGTGACGCTGTTGGTGATGACCACGCAGGTGCTCATCCGCGTCGATGTGCTGACCACGACCGGCCAGGCGCTGAGCGCATTCCTGCTGCTGGCGGCCACGCTCATTCCCTCGGTGCTGTCGATCGTGGCTCCGTTCGCCTTGCTGATCGGCGTCGGACAGGTGTTGTCGGTGATGAACTCCGACAGCGAACTCGTGGTGATCGAGGCAGCGGGCGTTCCGCCCGCCACCGTGCTCAAGCCGGTGCTGGTTCTGTCCACCGTGGTGTCACTGATGGTGCTGCTGGTGAGCAATTTCGTCGAGCCCTGGTCCAACAGCAAGCTCTATGATGTGCTGGCGCAGGCCCAGTCGGACCTGTTCTCCGTTGCCGTGCGCTCGGGCACCTTCATGCGGCTCGAGGACGGGCTTTACGTCCAGGTCAACGAGAAGCTGCCCGGCGGCGAACTGGGGGGCATTTTCCTCGCCGACTCCCGCACCGAAGGCAACGAGACCATCTATTACGCGCGCAGCGGCGTCGTCAGGGCTGTCGGCGAAACCAATATTCTCTATCTGGTCGATGGCGAATTGCAGCAGCACAACCTGACCAATGACCAGATCTCCATCGTCACCTTCACCTCCTATGCGCTCGACATGGCAGCCTTCGTTCCTGCGGGTCAGGCTTCCGCACGCAGGCCCAAGGAGCAAACCACCCCCTACCTGCTCGACCCCGCGGCAGACGATTATTATCTCGTCAATGCGAACTTCACCATCAAGCAGGAGCTGGTGCAGCGCTTCTCGACCTGGATGTACCCGCTGGCCTTCGGCCTGGTCGCCTTCACATTCCTGGGCAAGGCCCGGTCGAACCGGCATGAGCAGTTTCAGAACGGCGCCATCGTCGCAGGCATCACGCTGGGCGCGCGCGGATTTGGCTTTTACAGCGGCGAAGCGGCCGGCGGCAGCGTCTTCATGGAAACCCTGTCCTATGCAGTCCCGGCGGCGATCATCGGCATTTTCGGCTTCCTGGCCCTGACCGGCCGGACATTGACCATCCCGAGGGCCTGGGCGCGGCTGAATGACCGCCTGATCGAATATGCCCGGAACCGGATCGAGCGCTGGAAGGACCCGGCAACGTCGGCTGGCGGGAGCGGGTCGGCATGA
- a CDS encoding leucyl aminopeptidase, producing MSMSIEISFSKTAKISGGLVVAMGSLDSPVSEAARTADPSGQLDKAVKVAGFTGKSFATVDVIAPVDAAADRIALVGTGDPAKLTAHDWMRVGGKICKLIGKASKVTVLLGEAGAPSTDAAADMALGLLMRSYDFDIYKTRKKDDDETGAQNVSVVFQHADAGDCKKLFAARQAISDGVTLARNLVNEPANVLGPVEFAARAKELEALGVEVEILTEKEMKKLKMEALLGVSLGSVRPPRMAIMSWMGGKAKDKPVAFVGKGVVFDTGGISIKPAAGMEDMKGDMGGAAAVTGLMHTLAARKAKVNVIGIIGLVENMPDGAAQRPGDIVRSMSGQTIEIINTDAEGRLVLCDALTYCQERFKPSIMINLATLTGAVMVALGQHHAGLFSNDDKLSEALSKAGETTQERVWRLPLGQDYDKMIDSKFADMKNTGGRYAGSITAAQFLARFVKDTPWAHLDIAGTAMGSPATDINQSWASGFGVRLLDELVRANYES from the coding sequence ATGTCGATGAGCATTGAAATCAGTTTTTCCAAAACAGCAAAAATTTCGGGAGGACTGGTTGTCGCCATGGGCTCTTTGGACTCGCCCGTATCCGAGGCGGCACGGACTGCCGATCCTTCCGGCCAACTCGACAAGGCGGTCAAGGTCGCGGGCTTCACCGGCAAGTCCTTTGCAACTGTCGATGTCATCGCCCCGGTCGATGCGGCAGCCGACCGCATCGCGCTTGTCGGCACCGGTGACCCGGCCAAGCTCACCGCCCATGACTGGATGCGCGTCGGCGGCAAGATCTGCAAGCTGATCGGCAAGGCCTCCAAGGTGACGGTGCTGCTGGGCGAGGCGGGTGCGCCTTCCACGGATGCCGCCGCCGACATGGCGTTGGGTCTGCTGATGCGGTCCTATGATTTCGATATCTACAAGACCAGGAAGAAGGACGATGACGAAACCGGCGCGCAGAATGTCAGCGTGGTGTTCCAGCATGCTGATGCCGGCGACTGCAAGAAGCTCTTTGCCGCGCGCCAGGCGATCTCCGACGGCGTTACCCTGGCCCGCAACCTGGTCAACGAACCGGCCAATGTGCTGGGACCGGTCGAATTCGCAGCCCGCGCCAAGGAGCTCGAGGCGCTCGGGGTCGAGGTCGAGATCCTCACCGAAAAGGAAATGAAGAAGCTCAAGATGGAGGCCCTGCTCGGGGTTTCGCTGGGATCGGTGCGTCCGCCGCGCATGGCGATCATGAGCTGGATGGGCGGCAAGGCCAAGGACAAGCCGGTGGCCTTCGTCGGCAAGGGCGTGGTGTTCGACACCGGCGGCATTTCGATCAAGCCGGCGGCCGGCATGGAGGACATGAAGGGCGACATGGGTGGAGCCGCCGCCGTCACCGGTCTGATGCACACGCTCGCCGCCCGCAAGGCCAAGGTCAATGTCATCGGCATCATCGGCCTGGTCGAGAACATGCCCGATGGCGCCGCCCAGCGTCCCGGCGATATCGTCCGCTCCATGTCCGGCCAGACCATCGAGATCATCAACACCGATGCCGAAGGCCGGCTGGTGCTGTGCGATGCGCTGACCTATTGCCAGGAGCGGTTCAAGCCGTCGATCATGATCAATTTGGCCACGCTGACCGGCGCTGTCATGGTGGCGCTGGGCCAACATCACGCCGGACTGTTCTCCAACGACGACAAGCTGTCGGAAGCGCTGAGCAAGGCCGGCGAAACCACCCAGGAGCGGGTCTGGCGTCTGCCGCTCGGGCAGGATTACGACAAGATGATCGATTCCAAATTTGCCGACATGAAGAACACCGGCGGCCGCTATGCCGGCTCGATCACTGCGGCGCAGTTCCTGGCGCGCTTCGTCAAGGACACGCCCTGGGCGCATCTTGATATCGCCGGCACGGCCATGGGTTCGCCCGCCACCGACATCAACCAGTCCTGGGCATCGGGCTTCGGCGTGCGGCTTCTCGACGAGTTGGTGCGCGCCAATTACGAAAGCTAG
- a CDS encoding DNA polymerase III subunit chi, with amino-acid sequence MAEVLFYHLTESRLEDALPPLLEKSLERGWRVSVHLGSEERRAALDAHLWTFREDSFLPHGGEEGEHAARQPVLLTLAAEAANAATVRFVADGAGVPALDGVERLVMMFDGHDQAQLDTARAQWKSLKADGHALTYWQQTADRRWEKKRSADYSFEPGETRCCLNPGL; translated from the coding sequence GTGGCCGAGGTCCTGTTTTATCATCTGACTGAATCCCGGCTCGAGGATGCGCTGCCGCCGCTTCTCGAGAAGAGCCTGGAGCGCGGTTGGCGCGTGTCGGTGCATCTGGGCAGTGAAGAGCGGCGCGCTGCCCTTGATGCCCATTTGTGGACCTTTCGCGAGGACAGCTTCCTGCCGCATGGCGGGGAGGAGGGCGAGCATGCCGCACGCCAGCCGGTGCTTCTGACCCTGGCTGCCGAGGCCGCCAATGCCGCGACCGTCCGCTTTGTCGCCGATGGCGCCGGGGTTCCGGCGCTCGACGGGGTCGAAAGGCTGGTTATGATGTTTGACGGCCATGACCAGGCGCAGCTCGACACCGCCCGGGCGCAGTGGAAAAGCCTCAAGGCCGATGGCCACGCCTTGACCTATTGGCAGCAGACCGCCGACCGGCGCTGGGAGAAAAAGCGTAGCGCCGATTACTCGTTTGAGCCGGGCGAAACCCGATGTTGTCTCAATCCTGGGCTTTGA
- a CDS encoding isocitrate lyase/PEP mutase family protein, whose protein sequence is MTQSDKATQFAALHVSGDPLVLFNIWDAGSAKAVNDAGASAIATGSWSVAAAQGYSDGEKMPLQLLLDVVERIVHSTDLPVSVDFEGGYARAPRQLAENVRQLLMTGAIGVNFEDQIVGEEGLYEPAEQAGRIAAVRDAADQAEVPLFINARTDLFLKEKDASRHGDLIEPAIERAGRYAATGASGFFVPGLADPELIARICKNVTLPVNILRPGNTPSRGDLGKLGVARISAGPAPYRTMIADLTARFKAQD, encoded by the coding sequence ATGACCCAATCCGACAAAGCCACCCAGTTTGCCGCCCTTCACGTGTCAGGCGATCCGCTGGTTCTTTTCAATATCTGGGACGCCGGCAGCGCCAAGGCGGTCAATGATGCCGGCGCATCGGCGATTGCCACGGGCAGCTGGTCGGTCGCCGCCGCACAGGGCTACAGCGACGGTGAAAAGATGCCGCTGCAACTGCTGCTCGATGTGGTGGAGCGGATCGTGCACAGCACGGATCTTCCGGTCTCCGTCGATTTCGAAGGCGGATATGCGCGTGCGCCGCGGCAACTGGCCGAAAATGTCCGCCAGCTTCTGATGACCGGTGCAATCGGCGTGAATTTCGAGGACCAGATCGTCGGCGAGGAGGGATTGTATGAACCGGCAGAACAGGCTGGCCGCATCGCAGCCGTCCGGGACGCCGCAGACCAGGCCGAGGTTCCGCTGTTCATCAATGCCCGCACCGACCTGTTCCTCAAGGAAAAGGACGCCTCGCGTCACGGCGATCTCATCGAACCGGCAATCGAACGGGCCGGCCGTTATGCTGCTACCGGCGCCAGCGGTTTCTTTGTGCCCGGCCTTGCGGATCCCGAGCTGATTGCCCGGATCTGCAAGAACGTGACGCTGCCGGTCAATATCCTGCGTCCGGGAAACACCCCGTCGCGCGGCGATCTCGGCAAGCTCGGCGTCGCGCGGATTTCGGCCGGACCAGCACCCTACCGGACCATGATCGCGGATCTGACTGCGCGGTTCAAAGCCCAGGATTGA
- a CDS encoding bifunctional transcriptional activator/DNA repair enzyme AdaA: MLFDLPGPATLYDALVNRDPDYDGRAYVGVSSTGVFCRLTCPARKPKPENCTFYTSVGECLQAGFRACKRCHPLAPAAEAEPAIKALLAALNARKGHRWREPDIARMGLDPSTVRRAFNRHFGMTFLEMARLERLRDGHVALASGHKVIEAQLDAGFGSPSAFRTAFSRLMGLAPGSFAADGLIKADYIDTPLGAMIALCDRTHLHLLEFADRKALPAELRRLHQAFKGRIGIGRQAPMDGLERELEAYFSGRAAQFKVPMAFHGSDFTKSVWHALVQIPAGETRSYSAIANEIGRPAAVRAVARANGANQIALLVPCHRVLGADGSLTGYGGGLWRKQKLIEIERQYA, translated from the coding sequence ATGTTGTTTGATCTCCCCGGCCCCGCCACGCTGTATGACGCGCTCGTCAATCGTGATCCCGATTACGATGGCCGCGCCTATGTCGGTGTCTCTTCGACCGGGGTGTTTTGCCGCCTGACCTGCCCGGCGCGCAAGCCCAAGCCTGAAAACTGCACCTTCTACACCAGCGTCGGAGAGTGCCTTCAGGCCGGATTCCGGGCCTGCAAGCGCTGCCATCCCTTGGCGCCCGCCGCCGAAGCCGAACCGGCGATCAAGGCCCTTCTGGCGGCACTGAACGCGCGCAAAGGGCACCGCTGGCGCGAACCTGATATCGCCCGGATGGGGCTTGATCCCTCCACCGTGCGCCGCGCTTTCAACCGGCATTTTGGCATGACGTTTCTGGAAATGGCGCGGCTTGAGCGGCTGCGCGATGGCCATGTTGCGCTGGCGTCCGGCCACAAGGTGATCGAGGCGCAGCTGGACGCAGGCTTTGGATCGCCAAGCGCCTTCCGCACCGCATTCTCCCGGCTGATGGGCCTGGCGCCGGGCAGTTTTGCCGCCGACGGGCTGATCAAGGCCGACTATATCGACACGCCGCTCGGGGCGATGATCGCGCTGTGCGACAGGACCCATCTGCATCTTCTCGAATTTGCCGACCGCAAGGCGCTGCCGGCGGAATTGCGGCGCCTGCACCAGGCCTTCAAGGGCCGCATCGGAATTGGCCGGCAAGCGCCGATGGATGGTCTCGAGCGCGAACTCGAGGCCTATTTCTCGGGCCGCGCTGCGCAGTTCAAGGTGCCCATGGCATTTCACGGCAGCGATTTCACCAAATCGGTGTGGCATGCGCTGGTGCAGATTCCGGCCGGCGAGACCAGAAGCTATTCCGCAATCGCCAATGAGATCGGCCGCCCCGCGGCGGTTAGGGCAGTGGCGCGGGCCAATGGCGCCAACCAGATCGCGCTGCTGGTGCCCTGCCACCGGGTGCTCGGCGCCGACGGCTCGCTGACCGGCTATGGCGGCGGGCTGTGGCGCAAGCAGAAACTCATCGAAATCGAACGGCAATATGCCTGA
- a CDS encoding ABC transporter permease, translating into MLYEAIRLALQAILRNAFRSFLTVLGIVIGVAAVIAMVTVGQGSTDQVEADVSTLGTNLLMVRPGQPSQGPGSGVGGTAASLTLKDVEAIEQQIASVAVATPSNSRSMTAIFGNVNYSTTVTGTDNRFLTARDWGLASGRSFYDSELRTGSSACILGDTVRQKLFGNGDPLGANIRLKQISCRIIGTLEVKGASSFGTDQDDIVLIPIRAFQRRIAGNQDVSMIYASVRSGISTEKAKADIESLMRERRRIGPFEEDDFNVFDMKQITSMLTGITSVLTGLLSAVAAVSLLVGGIGIMNIMLVSVTERTREIGIRLAVGATEGQILLQFLIEAIVLSLIGGLIGILLGLGLGLLGARLLAIPFAPSPGIVLAAFVFSAQVGIVFGYFPARRAARMDPIEALRHQ; encoded by the coding sequence ATGCTGTATGAAGCCATCCGGCTGGCTTTGCAGGCAATCCTGCGCAATGCCTTCCGCTCCTTCCTGACGGTTCTGGGCATCGTCATCGGCGTCGCCGCCGTCATTGCCATGGTCACCGTCGGCCAGGGCTCCACCGACCAGGTCGAAGCCGATGTCTCGACGCTCGGCACCAATTTGCTGATGGTCCGTCCCGGCCAGCCCTCGCAAGGGCCCGGATCGGGCGTCGGCGGTACCGCGGCGAGCCTGACGCTGAAGGATGTCGAAGCCATAGAACAACAGATCGCCAGCGTTGCGGTGGCGACGCCGAGCAATTCACGCTCGATGACTGCGATTTTCGGCAATGTGAACTATTCGACCACGGTCACAGGCACCGACAACCGCTTTCTCACCGCCCGCGACTGGGGACTTGCCAGCGGCCGGTCGTTTTACGACAGCGAATTGCGCACCGGCTCTTCGGCCTGCATCCTCGGCGATACCGTGCGCCAGAAACTGTTCGGCAATGGCGATCCGCTCGGCGCCAATATCCGGCTCAAACAGATCTCCTGCCGGATCATCGGCACGCTGGAGGTCAAGGGCGCGTCCAGCTTTGGCACCGATCAGGATGACATCGTGCTGATCCCGATCCGGGCGTTCCAGCGCCGCATTGCCGGCAACCAGGATGTGTCGATGATCTATGCCTCGGTCAGAAGCGGCATTTCCACCGAAAAGGCCAAGGCCGATATCGAAAGCCTGATGCGCGAGCGGCGGCGGATCGGCCCGTTCGAGGAAGATGATTTCAATGTCTTCGACATGAAACAGATCACCTCGATGCTGACCGGCATCACCAGCGTGCTCACCGGCCTGCTCTCGGCCGTGGCTGCCGTCAGCCTGCTGGTCGGCGGCATCGGCATCATGAACATCATGCTGGTCTCCGTCACCGAGCGCACCCGCGAGATCGGCATCCGGCTGGCGGTCGGCGCCACCGAAGGCCAGATCCTTCTGCAGTTCCTGATTGAGGCCATCGTGCTGTCGCTGATCGGCGGATTGATCGGCATCCTGCTCGGGCTGGGGCTGGGATTGCTCGGCGCCCGGCTACTGGCGATCCCGTTTGCACCCAGTCCCGGCATCGTGCTGGCTGCTTTCGTGTTCTCGGCGCAGGTGGGAATCGTGTTCGGCTATTTTCCGGCCCGCCGCGCAGCCCGTATGGACCCGATCGAGGCGTTGCGGCATCAGTAA
- a CDS encoding ABC transporter ATP-binding protein → MSVDPTSPAPGPAPAPIGTPLIQLQGITKIYGSGDAEVRALQGIDLEIHGGEFVAIMGPSGSGKSTAMNILGFLDKPTGGSYRFGGAEVDHLGRNQLALLRRNFLGFVFQGYNLLARTSALDNVELPLIYQGMPGAKRRRLAREALAKVGLKGREDHTPSQLSGGQQQRVAIARAIVTNPDVVLADEPTGNLDTSRSHEIMDLLTDLNRTDGITILMVTHEPDMADYAERIIHFLDGRIETDARKDRAVTDAV, encoded by the coding sequence ATGAGCGTCGACCCGACCTCGCCTGCCCCGGGCCCTGCACCGGCGCCTATCGGCACGCCGCTGATCCAGCTTCAGGGCATCACCAAGATCTACGGATCGGGCGACGCCGAAGTCCGCGCGCTTCAGGGCATCGATCTCGAAATCCATGGCGGCGAATTCGTCGCCATCATGGGACCGAGCGGCTCGGGCAAATCCACCGCCATGAACATTCTGGGATTCCTGGACAAGCCGACCGGCGGCAGCTACCGCTTCGGCGGCGCCGAGGTCGATCATCTGGGACGCAACCAGCTGGCGCTGCTGCGGCGCAATTTTCTCGGCTTCGTCTTTCAGGGCTACAATCTGCTGGCCCGCACCTCGGCGCTGGACAATGTCGAGCTGCCGCTGATCTATCAGGGCATGCCCGGCGCCAAGCGGCGGCGGCTGGCGCGCGAGGCGCTGGCCAAGGTCGGCCTGAAGGGCCGCGAGGACCATACGCCCTCGCAGCTTTCCGGCGGCCAGCAGCAGCGTGTGGCGATCGCGCGCGCCATCGTCACCAATCCGGACGTGGTCCTGGCCGATGAGCCGACAGGCAATCTGGACACCTCGCGCAGCCACGAGATCATGGACCTGCTGACCGACCTCAACCGGACCGACGGCATCACCATCCTGATGGTCACACATGAGCCGGACATGGCCGACTATGCCGAACGGATCATCCATTTCCTTGACGGACGCATTGAAACCGATGCGCGCAAAGACAGGGCGGTGACCGATGCTGTATGA